Proteins from a single region of Paraglaciecola sp. T6c:
- a CDS encoding DUF6435 family protein — translation MFGFLKSSPLNKMKKQYDQKLEQAMLAQRKGDIRSYAMLTAEAEALWSEIETLEKK, via the coding sequence ATGTTTGGCTTCTTAAAATCGTCTCCGTTAAATAAAATGAAAAAACAATACGACCAGAAACTTGAACAAGCCATGTTAGCCCAGCGCAAAGGTGATATACGTAGCTATGCAATGTTGACCGCAGAAGCTGAGGCCCTGTGGAGCGAAATAGAGACGCTTGAAAAAAAATAA
- a CDS encoding histone deacetylase family protein: MNESHLLSTPLVFHPIYSQLDLPFKHRFPIEKYQAIYDKLIGLGVPQGQFHQPHALTPSQLNRVYSPDYVNDLTRGMLDPKAMRRIGFPWSEQLIARSLTAVGGTVLTSSLALEHGKALNLTGGYHHAFANFGSGFCLFNDLYLAALNVLQTPTIRKVLIFDCDVHQGDGTAKLASNNKRVFTVSIHSEKNFPHRKQVSDLDFPLAKGTTDDEYLAIVKRALSQAFTEFQPDAVIYDAGVDIHINDDLGHLHISTPGVYARDCMVFEACEKYGVPVAAVIGGGYQRDIDALVDVHLQLYRAAGVVA; the protein is encoded by the coding sequence ATGAATGAGAGCCATCTTTTGTCGACACCTTTAGTTTTTCACCCCATTTACAGTCAGCTAGATTTACCGTTCAAACATCGCTTTCCCATTGAAAAGTATCAAGCAATTTACGATAAGCTTATCGGCTTAGGTGTCCCCCAAGGCCAATTTCACCAGCCGCACGCGCTCACGCCTAGCCAGTTAAACCGTGTTTACAGTCCTGACTATGTGAATGACCTTACCCGAGGAATGCTGGATCCTAAAGCGATGCGTAGGATTGGTTTCCCTTGGTCTGAGCAGCTGATTGCACGTTCGCTTACAGCGGTAGGGGGGACGGTTTTAACCTCCTCACTTGCCCTTGAGCACGGTAAAGCCCTGAATTTAACTGGTGGGTATCATCATGCGTTCGCAAATTTTGGTTCAGGCTTTTGCTTGTTCAATGATTTGTATTTAGCGGCGCTGAATGTGTTGCAAACGCCCACCATAAGAAAAGTACTGATCTTCGACTGTGATGTGCATCAAGGGGATGGTACGGCCAAGCTCGCTTCCAATAATAAGCGTGTTTTCACGGTATCCATTCACTCAGAAAAGAACTTTCCCCATCGTAAGCAGGTTTCTGACTTAGACTTTCCTTTGGCGAAGGGAACGACAGATGACGAGTATTTAGCGATAGTGAAACGCGCGTTGAGCCAAGCGTTTACGGAGTTTCAACCCGATGCTGTGATATATGATGCCGGTGTGGATATTCATATTAACGATGATTTGGGACATTTACATATTTCGACTCCCGGTGTGTACGCCCGCGATTGCATGGTGTTTGAAGCGTGTGAGAAATACGGTGTCCCTGTAGCCGCGGTAATAGGAGGCGGATATCAACGAGATATAGATGCTTTGGTGGATGTGCATTTGCAGTTATATAGAGCTGCGGGTGTTGTAGCTTGA
- a CDS encoding sugar phosphate isomerase/epimerase family protein encodes MKLANFTSRVALIMSAIVITITLSGCDQVEKQKSAKKASAIEPQVSVQLWSVKDEVKRDFEGTLTILADMGFDGVEFAGDFGKYEQNPKALKAFLDGLGLKVSGAHIPFEKLDEQQFADTVAFYKAIGCDSLIVPYDARAFDAQQVNAVVADLNRLSDKLAPEGIKIGYHNHEKEFDDYQQSTYWDYIAQNTHKNVILQQDVGWTTYAGKDPVEYVKRYPGRTFTTHYKVKLPDDAKGKLPLIGQDTINWPNLIDANMTVGGTHWLVVEQEEYPNDLRPLEAVKISKQGLAEFLDAR; translated from the coding sequence ATGAAATTAGCAAATTTTACATCACGAGTCGCTCTGATAATGAGTGCCATCGTTATCACCATAACGCTAAGTGGTTGTGATCAAGTTGAAAAACAGAAAAGCGCAAAGAAAGCTTCAGCCATCGAACCTCAAGTGAGTGTGCAGTTATGGTCGGTAAAAGATGAAGTGAAGCGTGATTTCGAAGGAACCCTCACTATATTGGCTGACATGGGCTTTGATGGTGTTGAGTTCGCAGGCGACTTTGGTAAATATGAGCAAAACCCGAAAGCACTGAAAGCATTTCTTGATGGACTGGGTTTAAAAGTCAGCGGCGCGCATATTCCGTTTGAAAAACTAGACGAACAGCAATTTGCTGACACAGTGGCGTTTTATAAAGCTATTGGCTGCGATAGCTTGATAGTACCTTACGACGCTCGAGCGTTTGACGCTCAGCAGGTTAACGCTGTCGTAGCAGATTTGAATCGGTTGTCTGATAAGCTAGCGCCAGAGGGCATAAAGATTGGTTATCACAATCACGAAAAAGAGTTTGATGACTACCAGCAAAGTACCTATTGGGATTACATTGCGCAAAACACCCATAAAAACGTCATTTTGCAGCAAGATGTGGGCTGGACGACCTATGCTGGTAAAGATCCCGTTGAATATGTTAAGCGCTACCCTGGCCGCACTTTTACCACTCATTACAAGGTCAAACTACCGGATGATGCAAAGGGGAAGCTGCCGTTAATTGGTCAAGACACCATAAACTGGCCGAATCTGATTGACGCCAATATGACCGTTGGCGGAACACACTGGCTTGTGGTTGAGCAAGAAGAATATCCTAACGATTTAAGACCGCTAGAAGCGGTTAAAATATCGAAGCAGGGCTTAGCGGAGTTTCTTGACGCGCGCTAG
- a CDS encoding phosphoribosyltransferase, with translation MSEKIYLSAQDLLIDSFSLGAKVFNDGFKPNYIIAIWRGGTPIGVAVQEILQYYGIESDHIAIRTSSYSGIDGRAKEVRVHGMNYLIKNIRAEDRLLIVDDVFDTGLTIQAVINHLKEKTRLNAPSDIRVAVPYFKPTRNKTDMVPDYYLHATESWLKYPHSLEGLTEEEIAKHRPELYDIIKGAKKP, from the coding sequence ATGTCTGAAAAAATCTACCTCAGCGCGCAAGATCTGCTAATAGACTCCTTTAGCCTCGGAGCCAAAGTATTTAACGATGGTTTCAAACCCAATTATATCATCGCTATCTGGCGCGGTGGAACGCCCATTGGCGTAGCGGTGCAAGAGATTCTGCAATACTACGGTATTGAGAGCGACCACATTGCGATACGTACATCGTCCTATAGCGGTATCGATGGTAGGGCTAAAGAGGTACGCGTTCATGGAATGAACTATCTCATCAAAAATATTAGAGCAGAAGATCGATTGCTTATTGTTGATGACGTTTTCGATACGGGGTTGACGATTCAAGCGGTTATCAATCACCTCAAAGAAAAAACACGTCTTAACGCCCCTAGTGATATTCGCGTCGCTGTGCCTTACTTTAAACCTACGCGTAACAAAACCGATATGGTTCCCGACTACTATCTGCACGCCACTGAGAGCTGGTTAAAATACCCCCATTCGTTAGAAGGCCTGACAGAAGAAGAAATTGCCAAACACCGACCTGAACTTTACGACATTATAAAAGGTGCCAAAAAGCCGTAA
- a CDS encoding YceH family protein: protein MLVTLTQSQARVIGVLLEKEVTTPEQYPLSLNSVTTACNQKSNREPVMELTELEVQNTLDELHAKNLIFEQSGSRATRYKHRFCNTEFSDLQLTPQQLAIICVMLLRGPQTPGELRTRAQRMAGFTHVDEVEKALNELMDVNGEQLVVRLEREPGKRESRYAQQFYKDTNEVISHEPAIASKSSQPNASNTTVATNDTAQEARICALEDTVTQLRCELEQLKQTLDELTR, encoded by the coding sequence TTGTTAGTTACCTTAACCCAGTCCCAAGCGCGCGTTATCGGGGTGCTACTTGAAAAAGAAGTCACCACACCTGAACAATATCCCCTTTCATTGAACAGCGTGACCACAGCCTGTAACCAGAAAAGTAACCGTGAACCAGTGATGGAGCTCACTGAGCTTGAAGTACAAAATACCCTGGATGAATTACATGCCAAGAACTTGATATTTGAGCAAAGCGGCAGTCGTGCCACACGCTACAAACATCGTTTTTGTAATACAGAATTCAGCGATTTACAGCTCACGCCTCAACAGTTAGCCATCATTTGCGTGATGTTATTACGCGGTCCGCAAACACCCGGAGAGCTTCGCACCCGTGCCCAGCGTATGGCTGGTTTTACCCATGTGGATGAAGTCGAAAAAGCCCTAAATGAATTGATGGATGTAAACGGCGAGCAGCTGGTGGTGCGCCTTGAACGAGAGCCAGGTAAACGGGAATCACGCTACGCTCAGCAATTTTACAAAGACACTAATGAAGTCATTAGCCACGAACCTGCAATAGCGAGTAAAAGCAGTCAACCTAACGCCTCGAACACCACGGTCGCGACCAACGATACCGCTCAAGAAGCACGCATCTGCGCCCTTGAAGATACCGTGACTCAGTTACGCTGTGAACTAGAACAACTGAAACAAACCCTTGATGAATTAACCCGATAA
- a CDS encoding phosphoribosyltransferase: MEKTFISEDALIQDAFRLGVEIFNSNYRPDFVVGIWRGGSTVGIYVQECLQYLGVETDHISIRTSYQGQPGYQQMIDSEQGIKVHGLQYLLENLNQDDKLLIVDDVYSSGLSIKAVLDQLSSRAKRNMPKDFKVAVPWFKPANNRTDRVPDYFINTSDKWLILPYEMVGLTHQEIIDNKPGLKAVMDSIVPTP; the protein is encoded by the coding sequence ATGGAAAAAACATTTATTAGCGAAGATGCCCTGATCCAAGACGCATTTAGACTAGGGGTAGAAATATTCAATAGCAACTACCGCCCCGACTTTGTGGTGGGTATTTGGCGTGGCGGCAGCACTGTCGGCATTTATGTGCAGGAATGCCTGCAGTATTTGGGCGTTGAGACTGACCATATTTCAATTCGTACCTCCTATCAGGGGCAACCTGGTTATCAACAGATGATTGATAGTGAACAAGGCATTAAAGTGCATGGTTTGCAGTACCTATTAGAGAACCTCAATCAAGATGATAAGTTGCTGATTGTTGATGACGTATACAGCTCAGGCTTGAGTATTAAGGCGGTTCTTGACCAATTATCATCGCGCGCTAAGCGCAATATGCCCAAAGATTTCAAAGTCGCGGTGCCTTGGTTCAAACCCGCCAACAACCGTACTGACAGGGTGCCTGACTATTTTATTAATACCTCAGATAAGTGGTTGATATTACCCTATGAAATGGTGGGGTTAACCCATCAAGAAATCATCGACAACAAGCCAGGTTTGAAAGCCGTTATGGATTCCATTGTCCCTACCCCATAG
- a CDS encoding peptidylprolyl isomerase — protein sequence MSPYPRSILLSLVLLSLTNSLFASAQTPLTSQKATQQAVIQTALGNIEIALFAQKAPVTVANFIAYIQQSAFTGGEFYRVVGPDNDQGTPPISVIQGRTNPQFEDFPPIVLETTKLSGIKHKDGTLSMARGGPNTATQQFFICVGEQSSLDYGGARNPDGQGFAAFGRVTAGMDIVKKIQRNRQAKVVEDPYIKNQILAQSIKIIAITLAE from the coding sequence ATGTCTCCCTACCCTCGCTCTATACTTCTTTCGTTAGTGTTGCTTAGTTTAACAAATTCACTTTTTGCATCTGCGCAAACCCCACTGACGTCACAAAAAGCAACTCAACAAGCTGTCATTCAAACCGCTTTAGGGAATATTGAAATAGCACTATTTGCACAAAAAGCACCTGTTACTGTGGCTAATTTCATTGCATATATTCAACAATCAGCGTTCACGGGAGGCGAATTTTACCGCGTAGTGGGCCCTGATAACGACCAAGGCACACCACCAATATCGGTTATTCAAGGGCGCACTAACCCTCAGTTCGAGGACTTCCCGCCTATCGTGCTTGAAACCACTAAACTCAGCGGAATAAAACACAAAGACGGAACCTTATCGATGGCCAGAGGTGGGCCCAACACTGCTACTCAACAGTTTTTCATTTGTGTTGGGGAGCAGTCTTCTCTCGATTATGGCGGCGCTAGGAATCCTGATGGTCAAGGTTTTGCTGCATTTGGGAGAGTGACTGCAGGAATGGATATCGTCAAAAAAATTCAACGTAATCGACAGGCAAAAGTCGTTGAAGATCCCTACATTAAAAATCAGATCTTAGCCCAATCTATCAAAATAATAGCCATAACATTGGCTGAGTAA
- a CDS encoding AraC family transcriptional regulator, giving the protein MTTHHISSEQSAQFIQRCNISQLLSMFDLLPDILFWIKDTHSRLIHANQCFLEHVGIHTLEQALGQTDADFAPRHIAKQFLNDDQRVVKGETVTERLEMNVLESGEVCWFTTSKRPLYDADGTIIGSYGTSRHLEKTSVALNSMDALKTPMSHIRQHYMQNLSMQELASLSHLSISALERRFKKYLGLTPRHYIIQVRLENARRLLVETTLPINVIAAEVGFQDASYFSRKFYQLFETKPSEFRQSYQ; this is encoded by the coding sequence ATGACGACACACCACATAAGCAGTGAACAAAGCGCGCAATTTATTCAGCGCTGCAATATCAGTCAGCTGTTATCTATGTTTGATCTGCTACCGGACATTCTGTTTTGGATAAAGGACACCCATAGTCGATTAATACACGCCAACCAATGCTTTTTGGAGCACGTGGGTATTCACACACTTGAACAAGCGCTTGGTCAGACCGATGCCGATTTTGCCCCAAGGCATATTGCCAAACAGTTTTTAAATGATGACCAGCGGGTGGTAAAAGGAGAAACGGTAACAGAACGTCTTGAAATGAATGTGCTTGAATCCGGTGAAGTGTGCTGGTTCACCACATCAAAACGCCCACTTTATGACGCTGACGGCACCATTATCGGCTCGTATGGGACGTCGCGCCATTTGGAGAAAACCTCAGTGGCGCTAAACAGCATGGACGCTCTCAAAACCCCTATGAGCCATATTCGCCAGCACTATATGCAGAACTTGTCTATGCAAGAGCTAGCATCTTTATCGCATCTGTCGATAAGCGCCCTTGAGAGACGGTTTAAAAAGTACTTGGGGCTCACCCCAAGGCACTACATTATTCAAGTCAGATTAGAAAATGCGAGGCGCTTATTAGTGGAAACCACCCTACCCATAAACGTGATTGCCGCAGAAGTAGGCTTTCAAGATGCCAGTTATTTCAGCCGTAAGTTTTACCAGCTATTTGAAACAAAACCGTCTGAATTTAGGCAAAGCTATCAGTAG